A region from the Lolium perenne isolate Kyuss_39 chromosome 4, Kyuss_2.0, whole genome shotgun sequence genome encodes:
- the LOC127291759 gene encoding heat shock 70 kDa protein 18-like: MSNRHGRKERWSVIGIDLGTTYSCVGVWRDGRVEIVPNDQGNRTTPSCVAFTDGERLIGEGANNQVASNAANTVFDVKRLMGRSSSDASVESDAKYWPFGVVADGNKPPLISVSYHGEMKEFSAEEISAMVLVKMKEAAEAYLGSGTTIKQAVVTVPAYFNSSQRQATMDAGAIAGLTGMRIINEPSAAAITYNHNRKWSYDNEQSIVVVYDLGGGTLDVSLVLVKKGELHVKATAGDTHLGGEDFTNNMVVHFVKEFKQKNQKDISDNKKALGRLRRSCEEAKRRLSTNPHTTVEVDALFEGIDFRSGISRDKFKELNEDLFGRCMEPVEKCLAGAKMDKRQVDDVVLVGGCTRIPHVRQLLERFFNGKELCRNINADEAVAYGATVQAASLLAVEAAILRGVPTGIQTSCILPEVIDITPFSLGIGILEGVMCEVIEKYTTIPVSKETPAFVRVKDDRCSVDITVYEDDRAMANKFCIALEPKAKLVLDIDPDGILSILAQYKEGRKTIINQPGRFSKQEMQRMVKDVQKYKDQDEEHKKNVQARNDIQNLLFTIGNNMMNLEDSAARLPGHPEAPQEQEKETPRFQDTYSRTRNSKVQTHKPDAQAKDTMKMLQAQKDTVKKLAEMLQAQKDTVKKLADRIKNLQVIADETTQWLENKKLTTSDIIYRKNEIEGDYNSISSQIENIQARKDIQNLLFTISNNMKNLVDSAARLHHHPEPTREQEKENHGILGGLRPQKSQNKDKRKMIQADKDTIKKLLDSVRKLQELADGTTKWLQNKKLSTSDIIDVKRRTESEYHFISSQIENVKARNDIQNLLLLISDNMKNLEDSAAAILLYHTDPTREQEGHSLAEKAKDKDHREIIQAPKGTIKELPYRIKDLQKMADWHTKWLENKELSTNDIIDKKREIEDVYRSISIQMVSGHIENATH, encoded by the exons ATGTCGAATAGGCACGGCAGGAAAGAGAGGTGGTCAGTGATCGGAATCGATCTCGGCACGACCTACTCGTGCGTCGGAGTCTGGCGGGATGGTCGTGTGGAGATCGTCCCCAACGACCAGGGCAACCGCACAACGCCGTCGTGCGTCGCCTTCACCGACGGCGAGAGGCTCATCGGCGAGGGGGCCAACAACCAGGTCGCAAGTAACGCAGCGAACACCGTCTTCG ATGTGAAGCGGCTTATGGGCCGGAGTTCCTCTGATGCGTCAGTGGAGAGCGATGCCAAGTATTGGCCGTTTGGGGTTGTGGCGGACGGCAACAAGCCGCCCTTGATCAGCGTGAGTTACCATGGCGAGATGAAGGAGTTCTCCGCGGAGGAGATTTCAGCCATGGTGCTAGTCAAGATGAAAGAGGCAGCAGAGGCCTACCTTGGATCTGGAACGACCATCAAGCAAGCTGTGGTCACCGTCCCAGCCTACTTCAACAGCTCCCAGCGCCAGGCCACCATGGATGCGGGCGCCATCGCCGGCCTCACTGGCATGCGCATCATCAACGAGCCTAGCGCGGCGGCCATCACTTACAACCACAACAGGAAGTGGAGCTACGACAACGAGCAGAGCATTGTGGTCGTGTATGACTTGGGCGGTGGAACGCTCGACGTATCGCTCGTCCTTGTGAAGAAAGGTGAGTTGCACGTCAAGGCTACCGCGGGGGACACTCACCTTGGTGGGGAGGATTTCACCAACAACATGGTTGTCCATTTCGTTAAAGAATTTAAGCAGAAGAACCAGAAGGATATCAGCGACAACAAGAAGGCACTCGGGCGTCTACGGAGATCATGCGAAGAAGCCAAGAGGAGGCTCTCCACCAACCCTCATACCACGGTGGAGGTCGACGCCCTTTTTGAGGGCATCGACTTCCGCTCCGGCATCAGCCGCGACAAGTTCAAGGAGCTCAACGAGGACCTCTTCGGCAGATGCATGGAGCCCGTTGAGAAGTGCTTGGCAGGCGCCAAGATGGACAAGAGGCAAGTGGACGATGTTGTGCTCGTCGGGGGATGCACACGTATCCCCCACGTGCGGCAGCTCCTTGAGCGCTTCTTCAACGGAAAGGAGCTTTGCAGGAACATCAATGCCGACGAGGCTGTTGCATACGGAGCCACCGTCCAGGCCGCAAGCCTGCTGGCCGTCGAGGCCGCCATCCTCAGGGGCGTTCCCACAGGAATACAAACATCATGCATCCTGCCGGAGGTCATCGACATCACGCCCTTCTCACTGGGCATTGGCATACTGGAAGGAGTCATGTGTGAGGTGATTGAGAAGTACACCACAATCCCCGTAAGTAAGGAGACACCAGCATTCGTCAGAGTTAAGGACGACCGGTGCAGCGTGGACATCACGGTGTACGAGGATGACAGGGCAATGGCAAACAAGTTCTGCATCGCATTGGAGCCTAAAGCCAAGCTGGTCTTGGATATTGACCCAGACGGGATCCTCTCGATCTTGGCACAATACAAGGAGGGTCGGAAAACCATCATCAACCAGCCGGGGCGTTTTAGCAAGCAGGAGATGCAGAGaatggtcaaggatgtccagaagTACAAGGACCAGgatgaggagcacaagaagaatgTACAAGCACGGAACGACATTCAGAATTTGTTGTTCACAATTGGCAACAATATGATGAATCTTGAAGACTCTGCTGCAAGATTGCCCGGTCACCCGGAGGCACCTCAAGAACAAGAAAAAGAAACTCCACGATTCCAAGACACATATTCAAGGACAAGGAACTCCAAAGTACAAACACACAAGCCCGACGCCCAGGCTAAGGACACCATGAAAATGTTACAAGCGCAGAAGGACACTGTTAAGAAACTAGCAGAAATGTTACAAGCGCAGAAGGACACTGTTAAGAAACTAGCAGACAGAATCAAGAATCTTCAGGTGATAGCTGATGAGACTACACAGTGGCTTGAAAACAAGAAGCTTACCACCAGCGACATTATTTACCGGAAGAACGAGATTGAGGGTGACTACAACAGCATTAGCAGCCAGATTGAGAACATACAAGCACGGAAGGACATTCAGAATTTGTTGTTCACTATTAGCAACAATATGAAGAATTTAGTGGACTCAGCTGCAAGATTGCACCATCACCCAGAGCCAACTCGAGAACAGGAAAAAGAAAATCATGGAATCCTTGGAGGTTTACGGCCCCAGAAGTCCCAGAATAAGGACAAAAGGAAAATGATACAAGCAGACAAGGACACTATCAAGAAACTACTGGACAGTGTCAGGAAGCTCCAGGAGTTAGCTGATGGGACTACAAAGTGGCTTCAAAACAAGAAGCTCTCCACCAGCGACATTATTGACGTGAAGAGGCGTACTGAGAGTGAATACCACTTCATCAGCAGCCAAATTGAGAATGTAAAAGCACGGAACGACATTCAGAATTTATTGTTACTTATTAGCGACAATATGAAGAATCTCGAGGACTCAGCAGCTGCAATATTGCTCTATCACACGGATCCAACTCGAGAACAAGAAGGGCATTCATTGGCCGAGAAAGCCAAGGATAAGGACCACAGGGAAATCATACAAGCACCCAAGGGCACTATCAAGGAACTACCATACAGAATCAAGGATCTCCAGAAGATGGCTGATTGGCATACAAAGTGGCTTGAAAACAAGGAGCTTAGCACCAACGACATCATTGACAAGAAGagggagattgaggatgtataccGCAGCATTAGCATCCAAATGGTCAGTGGCCACATTGAGAATGCCACACACTAA